In a single window of the Arachis hypogaea cultivar Tifrunner chromosome 6, arahy.Tifrunner.gnm2.J5K5, whole genome shotgun sequence genome:
- the LOC112695655 gene encoding auxin-responsive protein IAA30, whose protein sequence is MGRKAATTCSSSSNISSTASLNLRLALSTHEECGGSLFVKVYMEGIPIGRKLNILAHRSYHELVKRLENMFDTTILWGTEMDEVVVQPGERCHVLTYEDEEGDLVMVGDVPWEMFVSTVKRLKITRVDTFTTS, encoded by the exons ATGGGAAGAAAAGCTGCTACTACTTGTTCCTCTTCCTCTAACATTTCTTCAACTGCTTCCTTGAATCTGAGGCTTGCACTCAGCACTCATGAAGAATGTGGTGGAAGCCTCTTTGTGAAGGTGTACATGGAAGGCATTCCAATAGGGAGGAAGCTCAACATATTAGCACATAGAAGCTACCATGAGCTTGTTAAGAGACTTGAGAACATGTTCGACACTACCATTCTCTGGGGTACAGAGATGGATGAAGTTGTAGTTCAACCTGGTGAGAGATGCCATGTCCTCACTtatgaagatgaagaaggagaTCTTGTTATGGTTGGGGATGTTCCTTGGGA GATGTTTGTTTCCACTGTAAAGAGGTTGAAGATCACAAGGGTAGACACATTCACTACCTCTTGA
- the LOC112695657 gene encoding chitinase 10, producing the protein MAFSTLLSFTLFLCVCFASSLEAKPISSLIRKKLFDTMFLHKDDNACPAKNFYPYKAFIRAAKTFPEFGTTGSLDTRKREIAAFLAQISHETTGGWATAPDGPYAWGLCFKEEINPQSNYCDSTNKQWPCFPGKSYHGRGPIQLSWNYNYGPAGKELGFDGLRKPEIVSNNSVIAFRSALWFWMRETRGTLSCHNVMVGKYVPSEADIAANRTAGYGLVTNIINGALECGIPNDPRVNDRIGFFKRYTNLFNVDTGPNLDCAFQKPL; encoded by the exons TTGGAAGCGAAACCAATCTCTTCTCTGATTAGAAAGAAGCTTTTTGATACCATGTTCCTACATAAAGATGACAATGCATGCCCTGCTAAGAACTTCTACCCTTACAAGGCCTTCATTCGCGCCGCCAAAACCTTCCCTGAATTCGGCACCACCGGCAGTTTAGACACACGGAAGCGTGAGATTGCTGCATTTCTTGCTCAAATTTCGCATGAGACCACTGGTGGATGGGCTACTGCACCTGATGGTCCATATGCCTGGGGTCTCTGCTTTAAGGAAGAGATTAATCCTCAGAGTAACTACTGTGATTCTACTAACAAACAATGGCCTTGTTTCCCAGGAAAATCTTACCATGGAAGAGGACCCATTCAACTTTCTTG GAACTACAATTATGGTCCAGCAGGGAAGGAGTTGGGATTTGATGGGTTGAGGAAGCCTGAGATTGTGTCAAACAATTCAGTGATTGCATTCAGAAGTGCTCTGTGGTTTTGGATGAGAGAGACAAGAGGAACACTTTCATGCCACAATGTTATGGTTGGAAAATATGTGCCTTCAGAAGCCGACATAGCAGCAAACAGAACAGCTGGTTATGGCTTGGTTACTAACATCATCAATGGTGCACTTGAATGTGGAATCCCCAATGATCCAAGGGTCAACGATAGGATTGGATTTTTCAAAAGATATACCAACTTGTTCAACGTCGATACTGGACCTAACTTGGATTGTGCATTTCAGAAACCCTTGTAA